The Biomphalaria glabrata chromosome 7, xgBioGlab47.1, whole genome shotgun sequence region tgtgatacctaggatccttctgtagcatctcaattctattgctaggatcctAATAGTAAAACTAAATCCCTGTATGAGCTTTTCTAAAGCTTGTATGAATTTCCTCCCTTCCAACTAACTcacacaaaaatttaaaaaaatcacatgCAGTTATTGTAATCTTTTTAGACGTTGGTCAACTTTGATCgtttctgacatttttttctcaagCATGTTAGttcaaaaataacttttaacTAGTTTGCATATATTTGTAGTGGTATGGAATCCTGTTAGACTACACAGCAGAATATGAAGGCACCAAACAACGCATTTCTAATGCATTTAAAGTCAAGGAACATTTTATGGTAAGAATTTGTAAGGTATTGCCAaaagtagaaacaaaaaattatttaactagaaaTTTTACACTGTgtaactgaaaaataaataaattaattgtgTTCTCACAGAAAGCAATAGAGCTTAACCCAAAGGATGCAACAACATTACACTGTCTAGGATACTGGTAGggtttagttttttgtttaaatactaGTAATTGtttaggacaaatgtgtacaaatgctccttcttccttagtgctattagagcatggaatgggttacctgagtcATCCAGGAAGAACAATGactaggcagaatttaagtcgtttattaacatgcattttttttaagtaacgtctgtattttataagataagataaactagAATATTCTTCTTTGTGAAGTAATTCATATGAAGTAATTCAAAATGATTCTATTGAGAGggtttgtcaaaaaaaaatgaaaacattcctttattttttttcaagcactTTTAAAATTACTGGTACTTTTAATACAAGTATTTCTATAGTTTACCTTGGCTTTTATCAAgatacaaaattataaaatgttgaCACCATGTCTTAAATTAATTTGTGTAACGTAAATGTTTAAAGGTGTTTCCTGTTTGCTGACATGCCTTGGTACCAGCGTAAAGTTGCATCAGTTATTTTTGCTTCTCCTCCAACATCAACATATGACGAGGTAACTCTAGTGGTGTATGAGTGAAATTGTATGTGAGATTCTTATCTCCCTTTATATCCTTCTCCACAAGGTCTTGTTCCATTCCTACATAACTGTGCGCTtatctttataataataactagCCTGACAttgcctgcgggccttagtttgtgtttactaatctagtggattggatttagatgtatgttaaacttagctaatgatcctttcaagtttttctgcgggccttagtttgtgtttactaatctagtggattggatttagatgtatgttaaacttagctaatgatcctttcaagtttttctctttcgctacgaaaataaaattagttttgcgaaaatgggtttacccgaagccgatacattcatatctattaaaaacgaaagaagcgatagatgaataggatataaagtacaattaaaaagggtttacccgatttgttaaatgaatggtatTATAAGTCTTATACAATATATAAGTAACTCAGGACGTtctgaattcgcagatatatggaacgaatttatgtaaaaatgcttttgaaagacaaatttgaagcctaattttattaaataatgaaatcaatagactatattttgtaatttcatgtgtcaaagtaaaaaactatatgtgcaaagtgtagttattaaaattagatctagatctaaatccttttgattttttctcatgtcaacattgtaaccaaagcctagatccatataataatatagctttaatagagttggtcaatttttttttttttgagggtctgaagtttgttttagggctacaatacatatatattacggtctaagttagtaccaaaggaacatttctgccaagttttatcaagatcggtcaaacggttttgatttctatatgggtacatacatacatatatatatacatacgccttagtttctactttataaagtagataataattttatttataaagcaaatgtaggctcaaggcgctgtgataacattacaaacataaacacaagactcgagctaaaatgacaaactaatctaaaaaagtttacacacataggtcttaatgttcttcttgaatgtagtgtagcatgttgtctgtctgagatcaatggggagtgagtttcaaacctttggtccgtgcacagaAAAAGCCCCTTTAAAGTGCAATCACCATTCTCAATGTTTCTTTCCTACAAAAATGTGAAGCAGCTCAATGAAACATGCGATGAGAAttgaaacaaaactaaagaaaaacaaacagttTTCTTCAGTCTAACAAACTGTGGCCACCAGGTCATGTGGTATGCCATTCAGACTGCCATCAGGATTGTCCTGAGAATGAACCTGCATCCAACTCATATTGTCCTTCAGGACGTTTTGGActaggacataataatcttcatttctgtaGCACTTTCTGAAACTTGTACAAGAAATTTTGTCTTTAAatttaccttaaaaaaaaatcaaataagtgTACTTTGAAtacaatccaaaaaaaaataaaattgctataaaataaaatattgttctaGAATTTTGCTTATTGAgaaataaatttggaaaaatatcATGACAAGTaactaaacatttatatttttaaatttctccctCAGGCCTTGGAGTATTTCATTAAAGCTGAAGAAGGTGAGTCTGGCCATTAGATACTTTAGTCTTCATGTAATACTTAGTTTAGCCAGTATGTTTTTATTATACTGACACTGATAAATTACACTAGCCATGTCAGCGTCATATAACCTTTGTTTAGGTTAGAAAAAGCCTTATTGGTGTCTTTCATGTTGCAAtctactgggctttatccgggaagtggggctgtCTACGAAGaactgatttatgaatttgtgaacatgtactatttacattagattttttaccaaataattaaatttttactacctttactattttaactgtgaatagaccttgattttaatgatatgactgttgtttagagagagagtagtccttaagggactgcaggcacgacatggcctaaattgtgccgatgtgcctaaaaccaaaaccaaaccTATGTTGCAATTCATCAGGAGTGTTTAACCATATGACTTgttgggggaagggggtatgtGGGAGAACGCTTTCTGGAAAACACAATTTGAGTCAAATCTAGTCCTCGTCACTATTTtagctcaagccttctcagtcAGATGGTCATGGTTTATGTCAGTTCTCAGCTACATATTACATAAGAAACGTGTTTGATCTGGCTATCGTCAATATTACGATCAAATAAATGGTgaaacttatttttatttatactttgtagTCTGAAAATGTGCACTCTTAGTCTGTACATCTAGTCTTTATcgttcacctatcccttaatctGTCGGACCGTATTTATCCATTccttctgtcttttgccttgactagAATCTCTATCGATGATAGGCCTGTTCAtttttgatgttgtcttcccattgttttctatgtctgcctcttctcctttctctggtactgttcccGGCAGGAAGATTTTTGTGAGGACGTTGTGATATAGTGTATGGACTAGAAACATGAGCACAAGTGTCAATGTCAAAAAGAGTGTGATGTTTATTGTCATAGAATATATAAATTAGATTTAGAGTAAGTAAGTAAACTTATTTGTAGTTCAGCTAGGTAGAGAGGTTTCTTGTCGTTGTAGCACAATATGGGTAGGTGACTGAAATGCAAACAATAGGAATTTTGGCATGGTTAAAGATTGATGTCTTTTGTAGCTGTCCCTTTTGTTAATTAAACAGGTGGTGAAAATGTACGAGTaaacaaaaagtgtttttaaaagcttgattttgttttagttaattAGAGCTTGTAGAGCGAGACAAGTTCGAAGCTGTAGGGGGAGAGAGCGTTagactttgtagagagaaagtTGGAGACTGTGCTGTAGAAATGTATTTTTGCATCAATAAACATTGAAACTGCTCAAAAGGAAAACTAAAATCATCAACTGTAAAAGAATTCACATCATAACATATAGCCATAcagttttgttcttttaaagtCTGCATTTGTTTAGGGTGGACATCAAGTCATTGTGGGGGCCATTTACAACTATTCtttaatgtgtattttatttatgaCTTTTTCGTTTGTTTTCTTGTGTGATGATCACAGCTGAGCCAGATTTCTACAACCAAAATAAAGTGTTGCTAGGCAAGACATACATGAGACTTAAAGACAAGGAAACTGCCAAGAAGTATTTGTTGAAAGCTTTGGAACATGAAGACAAGACCACAGATGACACTAAGGTTTGCTTCTATTGACATGTCTGTACATTAAGCAGTAAAGAAGGGTCAAAGCgcaacagcgcctggtgattatagaTGCACAATCCGTGACCGCAATTGTGTATCatggattggcctctttagtcacacaagaagctACAAAGGGAGAATATATCCCTtaagatgtaaaatgccacaggatGTTAAGTAGTAAAATTTCTAATGCACATATTTGTCTTGGGTCTTTCTCATAATCCACAATACTTCTGTCTAAATGTCTAAGCTTTGTTGATGCTCCTTCACAAATAAAGATGAGTatttcctagcccaaacctcctgcaggatagcagggcagcgagcagggtttgaacctaagaccttaaagagaaaaatctggAGTGCTTACCATATGATCAGGCAACAgttctatatttataaaaaaaaatcatatttcatATATAAGCTTGGCACACATTATTTTCCTTGTTAGATGTATTCACTaagagaaataatttaaaaaaaaaacaccaatgtCCACTGTGACAAAGGTTTGAAATGGGTTAATGAACTAATTTTCATTTTAACATCTTTCAACTAGAAGTGATTTTCAAGACTTTTCTCTGAAATAATCAGCACTaagtggaatgggttgcctgaatcagtcaggaaaaccaataacttagcagagtttaaatcaCTGAATAACTTGCATGCCTAGGACTTAATTATTTTCTCACTAAGTAAGGTCTATAATTTATAAGGTACTAGTCGGATATGACCTGCTGCCTGCGTGCCTTAGCTTGGGTACgtggtattactgatctagtggattggattgaGATCTGTCAAACATGGTGAATGTTCccctaacatttaaaaaattttgctgtgaaaatgaaagtagagtgtgaaaatgggtttacccgtttagcCAACATATTGATATCAAacataaaatactgtgaaaacaggtttcccctatttgttaaaaagtttagttcTTTAATAGTAGATATAAATTtgggtattttaaaatttatttttagggccctccAGTTATGGGAGGGACATGAAACATACACTGCGGTCTCTGCTATGATCTAAGGACCATttgtgccaagttttatcaagattgatcaaatcttatcttatcttatataatacagacgttacttcaaaaaagatgatgattacgtcctacgcgtcaccatttagtcatgcatattaaccaatgacttgaactctgccaagtcactggttttcctggctagctcaggcaacccattccatgttctaatagcactagggaagaaggagtatttgtacaaatttgtcctagcgtatgggacgaggaatgtgcctttttgATTTTTAAGCAGGACATACAatcatacatactccttacattctactttatattttaGAAGATATTCGATTAGCAACATGGCTAATTTTAATCTGCTATCTGATAGTAATACGGAAGACTCATGGCTAATGCCTATTCTTCCCTCTCATCGACTCATGGCTAATGCCTATTCTTCCCTCTCATAACAATATGGCAAACTCCTAAATCAGAATGGGTATAATTAATTGTATTCCTTTCATAGACCCCTGTCCTTTTCAACTATAGAGATATAAACCGCTTAATTCAAAATGATTGGATGAGATAGAACATGAAAATTGAAATGTACCTTCCCTTGTAATTTAGGCTTAAAGCTCATtagtacaaaaagaaaaaaaactgatatAGAGTTGATATCAtcaggctattttttttttttgttagtaatTAGTATTGTCATTGATTGGGCACTGAACAGtaaaaataacctttttttttttcaatatcccttatttaattaattaaaatttcattttttctcAAGTCTATGGGGCAAATGCTGTTCAGTTCTGTTTCTGATTAATGAAGGTGCCATAtgagcagtaaaaaaaaaaaaaagttgccccccccccccccccaatcactCCCCAGTAgacttaacccttaaaacgcgtttggtagtttagcctctaaacatcaaaatagtaattccattttgtatgcactcaatGTAAAACAGcgcagcactttaagggttaattatCCTGAAATCTGAaatcaattaaacaaaaaaacacaattagtaaaaaaaaatttaaaatgtctctTAACAGCTACATGCAAGTACAAACTTGAATGTAGCCAATGTGGTCATATGTAACAAGTTGGAAGAACTAATACTTACTTGTTTATAGTTAAATTAGTGGGTAAAAAGCAACAGATGTCAATGAAACAATACCCAATCCAACTGTTACATCTGGCTATAGTGAAATGAATGTATTTAAGTCTTTCCAAGTAAAGCTAAAGTGATTCCATTAATTCAGGACTGCTGTCCATTATTGTTTAgcacttcatttttttttgttagtaatCAATAAATCGTTAAATAACTAAATAAGTCTGAAACTGATAATTTACGTATTAACTAggcttttttttcctcttcttaCAGGCCAGAAAAGAAGCTACCGACTTGTTGAAGGAACTTGGTATAAAAGTGTAAAACTTTTTAGCTACACTATACCATGACAGTTTTACTTTGGTTGAAGTCCTGTGACTTGCTTGGCTTTTCAAAAGGTTTTTACAGGTTGTTGAAATACAGTAGATGGATGTTTCATTACTGGACCAAATTTTCATACTAGAATTATTTTACTGAATTCTTGtgattaatattttttctatGAAATTGATTTTCACTTGTTTTGAAAGTATTGTCAGTCTCGTCTGATTTTCACTTGTTTTGAAAGTATTGTCAGTCTCGTCATAAATGCTTGTGCTTGAAAACATTGACATTTCTACACCTTGCCTCATTTGAATGTACATGAACAGTAAGAAATGTCTCCTGTTTAGctctgtatatattttataaatatatgtataagtGAGAGAAACCTGTCAAgacatgaaataattttttttttacactccaaTATATATCTACTCAGAGACTCTATAGAGAGAGCAAAAGTAGGTCATTTGTTTGTGGGctcaatctttatcttgaaaataACTAAATACAAACTTAACCTACTTAAAAAGTATAT contains the following coding sequences:
- the LOC106077942 gene encoding regulator of microtubule dynamics protein 1-like isoform X1 — encoded protein: MARPIQKLHSVYSTVHIIKRIRLGGVYHIQKWLFHLEKRSTSFKAFLTLPITLIPPVMAATALTSTELQKVIDESEALYEKKDFPGCYDLLVAHENSNDANILWRLARAATEKGKMGEGDERKKYIYEAWGYISKALELDNTNFACHKWYGILLDYTAEYEGTKQRISNAFKVKEHFMKAIELNPKDATTLHCLGYWCFLFADMPWYQRKVASVIFASPPTSTYDEALEYFIKAEEAEPDFYNQNKVLLGKTYMRLKDKETAKKYLLKALEHEDKTTDDTKARKEATDLLKELGIKV
- the LOC106077942 gene encoding regulator of microtubule dynamics protein 1-like isoform X2; translation: MQKRSTSFKAFLTLPITLIPPVMAATALTSTELQKVIDESEALYEKKDFPGCYDLLVAHENSNDANILWRLARAATEKGKMGEGDERKKYIYEAWGYISKALELDNTNFACHKWYGILLDYTAEYEGTKQRISNAFKVKEHFMKAIELNPKDATTLHCLGYWCFLFADMPWYQRKVASVIFASPPTSTYDEALEYFIKAEEAEPDFYNQNKVLLGKTYMRLKDKETAKKYLLKALEHEDKTTDDTKARKEATDLLKELGIKV